A window of the Cucurbita pepo subsp. pepo cultivar mu-cu-16 chromosome LG01, ASM280686v2, whole genome shotgun sequence genome harbors these coding sequences:
- the LOC111779836 gene encoding putative ribosomal large subunit pseudouridine synthase SVR1, chloroplastic, giving the protein MVSLAASSLSVLSKPSLILNPIRAISRISCSLSSNSAPNGSSSSSSSLEFNITFAPPTPKPKSKTDDSFQFIDQNTGGQLFIPWIVRGEDGNLKLQSHPPTRFLHSMSEAEAKPKKKKVSVDKRVPEPPKYSKAARRFYNENIRDSSQRLSKVLAAAGVASRRSSEELIFEGRVTVNGSVCNTPQTRVDPARDIIYVNGNRLPKKLPSKVYLALNKPKGYICSSGKKESKSVINLFDDYLKSWHKTYPGQPKPRLFTVGRLDVATTGLIIVTNDGDFAQSISHPSSGISKEYIAAIDGAVSKQNLITISEGTVIDGVHCIPDAVELLPQQPDIPRSRLRITVHEGRNHEVRELVKAAGLEIYSLKRVRIGGFRLPSDLGLGSYIELKQSDLKAIGWKS; this is encoded by the exons ATGGTTTCATTAGCAGCTTCTTCACTCTCTGTTCTTTC AAAACCTTCGTTAATCCTCAATCCCATTCGCGCCATTTCTCGAATTTCCTGCTCTCTCTCCTCTAATTCCGCTCCCAATGGATCCTCTTCGTCTTCATCTTCACTGGAGTTCAACATCACGTTCGCGCCCCCAACTCCGAAGCCTAAATCCAAAACTGATGATTCTTTTCAGTTTATTGATCAAAACACTGGCGGTCAGCTCTTCATTCCGTGGATAGTTCGCGGCGAAGATGGCAACCTCAAGCTCCAATCGCATCCTCCTACACGGTTCCTTCATTCCATGTCGGAGGCTGAAGCCAAgcccaagaagaagaaggtttcTGTTGATAAACGCGTTCCTGAACCCCCCAAGTATTCTAAGGCTGCTCGAAGATTTTACAATGAGAATATTAGGGACTCGTCGCAACGTCTGAGTAAAGTTCTTGCTGCCGCTGGAG TGGCATCAAGACGGAGCAGTGAAGAGCTTATTTTTGAAGGTCGCGTGACTGTTAATGGTTCTGTTTGCAATACTCCTCAG ACTCGGGTGGATCCTGCAAGAGACATTATTTACGTGAATGGAAATAGGCTTCCTAAGAAACTACCATCAAAAGTTTATCTAGCCCTCAACAAGCCAAAAGG GTATATTTGTTCATCTGGGAAAAAGGAGTCAAAGTCTGTGATAAATCTATTTGATGATTATTTGAAGAGTTGG CATAAAACATATCCAGGACAACCCAAACCACGACTGTTCACAGTTGGCAGGCTTGATGTTGCCACCACCGGGTTGATTATAGTGACAAATGATG GAGATTTTGCTCAAAGTATCTCACATCCTTCATCTGGTATATCGAAGGA ATACATTGCAGCAATAGATGGTGCTGTTAGTAAGCAGAACCTGATAACTATCAGCGAGGGAACAGTAATTGATGGCGTCCATTGCATACCAGATGCTGTGGAGTTACTACCACAGCAGCCAGACATACCAAGATCTCGTCTGCGTATAACG GTACATGAAGGAAGGAACCATGAAGTTCGAGAACTTGTAAAAGCTGCTGGTCTAGAG ATTTATTCATTAAAGCGTGTAAGGATTGGAGGCTTCAGACTTCCTTCAGATTTGGG GCTTGGAAGTTACATTGAACTAAAACAAAGTGACCTGAAGGCAATTGGCTGGAAAAGTTGA
- the LOC111793469 gene encoding sorting and assembly machinery component 50 homolog isoform X1, with protein sequence MADYEEEGKGSIRLNSEEEEAEREPSIFENDDEEDEDDGDEEDEGEEDETENDEEPLRRKPLSDASRLIGQRSKLENLAERMRKEKIRLRVHDILIKGNTKTKESIIEAEVEAIKNASTMQELLEAAAVANAKLQRLEIFDSVKITLDSGPPELPGTANVVIEVVETSNPLSGECGAYTKPAARSWTFEGSVKYKNWLGYGDLWDGSLAYGPNQTSEVSTGVYFPRLKRSVTPLVARLSLLSQDWLEFSSYKERSLGLSLGLYSTKYHDLAYSLGWRTIIDPSQMASNSIRRQLGNSLLSSLKYTLKVDKRNSAGRPTRGYAFVSTSQIGGLAPDHRSLRFVRQEFDLRYAIPLGFDRAAMNFGVSAGVVLPWGNGFMNKPSPLPERFFLGGDFSPVCTVGGPTTVWGFKTRRMGPTEPRREVRGENNQGENSDSPGRDFVGGDLAVTAFADLSFDFPIRWLREHGIHGHIFAGAGNLAKLTENEFRSFSFQKFLETFRTSVGAGIVLPTRLFRLEGNFYYILKQQEHDRGKTGFRFSISAPS encoded by the exons atggCGGACTatgaggaagaaggaaaaggttcGATTAGACTAAATTCCGAGGAGGAGGAAGCAGAGCGAGAACCATCCATTTTCGAAAATGACGACGAAGAAGATGAGGATGATGGAGATGAGGAGGATGAAGGTGAGGAAGATGAGACTGAAAATGATGAAGAACCACTCCGGAGGAAGCCTCTTTCCGATGCTTCCAGATTGATTGGTCAGAGGTCCAAATTAGAGAATCTGGCTGAGCGAATGAGGAAGGAGAAGATCAGACTTCGGGTTCATGATATTTTGATCAAGGGAAACACGAAGACCAAGGAATCTATAATCGAAGCCGAAGTGGAGGCTATTAAGAATGCATCAACCATGCAAGAACTACTGGAGGCCGCTGCCGTAGCCAATGCCAAGCTCCAGAGGCTTGAGATCTTCGACTCTGTCAAGATTACACTTGATTCAGGTCCGCCAGAGCTCCCTGGTACCGCAAATGTCGTTATCGAGGTTGTGGAGACGAGCAACCCCCTCTCCGGCGAATGCGGTGCTTACACAAAACCTGCG GCTCGTTCGTGGACGTTTGAAGGTTCTGTTAAGTACAAAAATTGGCTTGGATATGGGGATTTATGGGATGGCTCTTTGGCATACGGTCCTAATCAAACATCTGAGGTGAGTACCGGTGTTTATTTCCCGAGGCTGAAGCGATCAGTGACTCCTTTGGTGGCACGGCTATCCCTACTTTCCCAAGATTGGTTAGAGTTTTCATCTTACAAAGAACGGTCTTTAGGTCTTTCCCTTGGCCTATATTCAACAAAGTATCATGATTTGGCATACAGCCTTGGATGGCGCACCATAATCGACCCTTCACAGATGGCGTCTAATTCGATAAGGAGACAACTTGGAAATAGTTTACTTTCTTCTCTAAAATATACTTTGAAGGTTGATAAGAGGAATTCTGCAGGGAGGCCAACTAGAGGATATGCTTTTGTTTCTACTAGTCAAATTGGTGGCCTCGCACCTGATCACCGGAGCTTGCGCTTTGTGCGACAG GAATTTGATCTACGTTATGCCATTCCTCTCGGCTTTGATCGTGCTGCCATGAACTTTGGAGTTTCTGCTGGTGTTGTCTTGCCTTGGGGAAATGGATTCATGAACAAGCCATCGCCCCTTCCCGAACGCTTTTTCTTAGGTGGTGATTTCTCTCCAGTATGCACCGTCGGAGGCCCAACAACTGTATGGGGTTTTAAGACACGTAGGATGGGGCCAACTGAGCCGAGGCGGGAAGTGAGGGGCGAAAATAATCAGGGTGAAAACAGTGATTCTCCTGGAAGGGATTTTGTCGGAGGGGATCTTGCTGTGACCGCGTTTGCTGATCTTTCGTTCGACTTCCCAATTCGCTGGTTAAGAGAACATGGAATCCACGGACACATCTTTGCTGGTGCAGGAAATCTTGCAAAGTTGACTGAGAATGAGTTTCGCAGTTTCTCTTTTCAGAAGTTCTTGGAAACTTTCCGTACCTCAGTAGGAGCTGGGATTGTGCTTCCAACAAGACTCTTCCGCCTAGAG GGTAACTTCTACTACATATTGAAGCAGCAAGAGCATGATCGTGGAAAAACTGGCTTTCGGTTTAGCATATCTGCCCCATCATAA